A segment of the Triticum urartu cultivar G1812 chromosome 1, Tu2.1, whole genome shotgun sequence genome:
GGCGCCCGCCGACGCGGCCTCGTGCACCGTGGTCACCGACCGGTAGTTGGAGAGGCGGTGCTCGCCGCCGACGACGCGGAAGCTGAGCACGCGGCGCTCGTCGTCCAGGATCTCCAGCCGCTCGCGGCTGCTGGTGGCGGGGAGGCCCGACACCACCCGCACCTCGCGCACCGACCCcaccgcgccgccgtcgccgtccaCGACGCGGCAGCTCCGGATGAAGTGCTTGTACGCCTGCGGGCGGTCGAAGCGCCGCACCACGGCCCACACCGCGCCCACGGGCGCCTCGATCGCCTGCACCACCGCCGAGCAGCACTGCCCGGCCCCCGCCGCGTGCTCGTGGTGCCGCGCCACCTCCCCCGGCACCGCCCCGCACGACGCCGCGTGCGCCGCCGCCTTCCACCCCCCGCCccccgccgccacccgcgccctCTGCGGCGCCGACGGCCTCGACGCCGTGTACGGCATTATACACCTCCTCACCGCCCCTCACCTCCAGCCGAGCTTCCCGGCGTCTTCTTCCGAGCTTATGGTAGACAAGGGAGCTTTGCAGAGAGAGCTAGCGCTGGGTTAGATGGATGGTCCTTTGGCGAGGTGGTGGCCGGGCGCTTATTATACACCTGGGACAAACAAGATTGCGGTGGCCACTCACAACGCGCGGCAACTTGGCCATTTGTCTGCTGTGGTTGAGCAAGTTGTAGCCTTGCAGGTGCAGTTTTCTGAAATTCTAGGGTCACTTGGGAGGGAGAGTTGGGGATACTTTGAAGGTTCAGTTGGGGGAGTTGGGGGTAGTTTTCTCAGGAGAAACCAGAGGAAAGGTGGTGGGCTGGATTCCGGTGGGTTGCACGGAGGAAACCAGGGCAGGTTAGCTGGGCACTGGGACATCCATAGGGGGTCAAAGTAGAGCCGAGGGAAA
Coding sequences within it:
- the LOC125536241 gene encoding abscisic acid receptor PYL4-like; the encoded protein is MPYTASRPSAPQRARVAAGGGGWKAAAHAASCGAVPGEVARHHEHAAGAGQCCSAVVQAIEAPVGAVWAVVRRFDRPQAYKHFIRSCRVVDGDGGAVGSVREVRVVSGLPATSSRERLEILDDERRVLSFRVVGGEHRLSNYRSVTTVHEAASAGAVVVESYVVDVPPGNTADETRTFVDTIVRCNLQSLARTAQQLALAA